A stretch of Crossiella cryophila DNA encodes these proteins:
- a CDS encoding dihydrofolate reductase family protein — MGRVIAEITVSVDGFVAGPEVSAAQPMGLHGLRLHHWLGFGDTPPSAADLEVAGRMFANTGAFVLGRRLFDVGIGKWGGDGAWQRPCFVLTNRERSDHIQGVTRFMFVTDGVRRAVDRARAAAGGRDVVVAGGAQVIRAAMHAGLVEELRLHVAPVLLGAGTSLFDQGPRLELEPVLVESSAAVTHVTYRVPLPTG, encoded by the coding sequence GTGGGACGGGTCATCGCGGAGATCACCGTGTCGGTGGACGGGTTCGTCGCCGGGCCGGAGGTGAGCGCGGCGCAGCCGATGGGCCTGCACGGGCTGCGGTTGCACCACTGGCTGGGGTTCGGCGACACGCCACCCAGTGCCGCGGACCTGGAGGTCGCCGGGCGGATGTTCGCCAACACCGGGGCGTTCGTGCTGGGGCGGCGGCTCTTCGACGTGGGGATCGGGAAGTGGGGTGGGGACGGAGCCTGGCAGCGGCCTTGTTTCGTGCTCACCAATCGCGAGCGGAGCGATCACATCCAGGGCGTCACGCGGTTCATGTTCGTCACCGACGGGGTGCGGCGGGCGGTGGATCGGGCGCGGGCCGCGGCCGGTGGGCGGGATGTGGTGGTGGCCGGTGGGGCGCAGGTGATCCGGGCGGCCATGCACGCGGGGCTGGTCGAGGAGTTGCGGTTGCACGTGGCGCCGGTGTTGCTGGGGGCGGGGACCTCGCTGTTCGACCAGGGGCCGCGGCTGGAGCTGGAGCCGGTGCTGGTGGAGAGCAGCGCCGCGGTGACCCACGTGACCTATCGGGTGCCGCTCCCGACCGGGTGA
- a CDS encoding carbonic anhydrase family protein: MGDQQSPISLGGAVSAPGLRDRVRVEWAEGEQAFSVSKQEHGYRFAPAADNTVLLDGRAFRMVNVHFHRPVEHWLDGVPAGPHIAELHAVHVRAEQDLRVCAVAIFLDLGAEEPGVPVEVPPFAFDLAALLPPGRDFYRYEGSLTTPGYDETVSWVVYPEPVAVGDDRLRGFIRAHADSARAQQPRNRRFVLWSGECG, translated from the coding sequence ATGGGAGATCAGCAGTCGCCGATCAGCCTGGGGGGCGCGGTGTCCGCGCCGGGGCTGCGGGACCGGGTGCGGGTGGAGTGGGCCGAGGGCGAGCAGGCATTCTCGGTCAGCAAGCAGGAGCACGGGTACCGGTTCGCGCCCGCGGCGGACAACACCGTGCTGCTGGACGGGCGGGCGTTCCGGATGGTGAACGTGCACTTCCACCGGCCGGTGGAGCACTGGCTGGACGGGGTGCCGGCCGGGCCGCACATCGCCGAGCTGCACGCGGTGCACGTGCGCGCCGAGCAGGATCTCCGGGTGTGCGCGGTGGCGATCTTCCTCGATCTGGGCGCCGAGGAGCCGGGGGTGCCGGTGGAGGTGCCGCCGTTCGCCTTCGACCTGGCCGCGTTGTTGCCGCCGGGGCGGGATTTCTACCGGTACGAGGGGTCGTTGACCACGCCGGGGTACGACGAGACGGTGAGCTGGGTGGTGTACCCGGAGCCGGTCGCGGTGGGTGATGACCGGTTGCGCGGGTTCATCCGGGCGCACGCGGACAGCGCACGGGCGCAGCAGCCGCGGAATCGGCGGTTCGTGTTGTGGTCCGGGGAGTGTGGCTAG
- a CDS encoding AEC family transporter: MPTVVAGFVPIWALTGVGYLVRRTNLFGLAAERALTRVVFYLAMPAVLFTTLSRVSLKGLASTSILAFAVSTVLVGAIGLAASRWLFHRRLADQAIGGMSSAYVNAANLGIPVAITVLGDPSFVVAALMFQLLVVMPTVLTLIDTDLNTGGTGRFRRVLLLPVRNPVILGAAGGLAMAALGWQIPPLLAQPLDLLGAAGVPLALLVLGMSLFGRGQSADLPRRSEVLLVVLLKIVLQPLVCFLVGHFAFGLTGPPLLAAVLFAALPTAQNAFVFASQYELRAGALARDAILLTTLLSMASLTLVAYLLA; the protein is encoded by the coding sequence GTGCCCACCGTTGTCGCTGGTTTCGTGCCGATCTGGGCACTGACCGGGGTGGGTTACCTGGTGCGCCGGACGAACCTGTTCGGCCTGGCCGCCGAACGCGCGCTGACCAGGGTGGTCTTCTACCTGGCGATGCCCGCGGTGCTGTTCACCACGCTGAGCCGGGTCTCGCTCAAGGGCCTGGCCAGCACCTCGATCCTGGCCTTCGCGGTGAGCACGGTCCTGGTCGGCGCGATCGGCCTGGCCGCCAGCCGCTGGCTGTTCCACCGCAGGCTGGCCGATCAGGCCATCGGCGGCATGTCCTCGGCCTATGTGAACGCGGCCAACCTGGGCATCCCGGTGGCCATCACCGTGCTCGGCGACCCGAGTTTCGTGGTGGCCGCGCTGATGTTCCAGCTGCTGGTCGTCATGCCGACGGTGCTCACCCTGATCGACACCGACCTCAACACCGGCGGCACCGGCCGCTTCCGCCGGGTCCTGCTGCTCCCGGTCCGCAACCCGGTGATCCTGGGCGCCGCGGGCGGTCTGGCCATGGCCGCCCTGGGCTGGCAGATCCCGCCCCTGCTCGCCCAGCCCCTGGACCTGCTGGGCGCCGCGGGCGTGCCACTCGCGCTGCTGGTGCTGGGCATGTCCCTGTTCGGCCGCGGCCAGTCAGCGGACCTGCCCCGCCGGAGCGAGGTGCTGCTGGTGGTGCTGCTCAAGATCGTGCTGCAGCCCCTGGTCTGCTTCCTGGTCGGCCACTTCGCCTTCGGCCTCACCGGCCCGCCGCTGCTGGCCGCGGTGCTCTTCGCCGCGCTGCCCACCGCGCAGAACGCCTTCGTCTTCGCCAGCCAGTACGAACTCCGGGCCGGCGCGCTGGCCCGGGACGCGATCCTGCTGACCACCCTGCTCTCGATGGCCAGCCTGACCCTGGTCGCCTACCTGCTCGCCTAG
- a CDS encoding S8 family peptidase produces the protein MSGTRDWRGKAVAVTLLAAATTAMAALPAVAAPEAAIRNAGGEGAVPNSFIVVLKDSAEVRATSVATVASDLASTYGAKVGRTYDTALRGFSVTAGESQARRLAADPNVAFVEQNRTVSISGTQPNPPSWGLDRIDQRSLPLNQSYTYPVDGAGVSVHVIDTGIRVTHQDFGGRAVSGYDFIDNDTNADDCQGHGTHVAGTVGGTAHGVAKAAKLVAVRVLNCQGSGTYEQVIAGINWVANNAVKPAAANMSLGGGASDAVDAAVRGGIAKGVTFALAAGNGDPFGRPLDACTVSPARTQEAITVGATDINDNKATFSNFGTCVDIFAPGVNITSAWKDNDTITRTISGTSMAAPHVAGAAALILQANPAFTPQQVRDAMVNAATPDKVIGPGTGSPNKLLFVGEGGTVPPPTCTVTNDTDIPVPDLATVESPVTVANCAGNAGNVTVDVNIKHTWRGDLVVDLLAPDGTPYRLKNSSGSDSADDVVGSFTANAAGKAKNGVWKLRVQDVARADTGTILTWTIKL, from the coding sequence ATGAGTGGAACACGGGACTGGCGGGGCAAGGCGGTGGCGGTAACGCTGCTGGCCGCTGCCACCACCGCCATGGCCGCCCTGCCTGCCGTCGCCGCGCCGGAGGCCGCCATCCGCAACGCGGGTGGTGAGGGCGCTGTGCCCAACAGCTTCATCGTCGTGCTGAAGGACAGCGCCGAGGTCAGGGCAACCTCGGTCGCCACGGTCGCGAGTGACCTCGCGAGCACCTATGGCGCAAAGGTCGGACGAACCTATGACACCGCCCTCCGTGGTTTCTCGGTGACCGCCGGGGAATCGCAGGCGCGGCGTCTGGCGGCTGACCCGAACGTCGCATTTGTCGAGCAGAACCGCACGGTGAGTATTTCCGGAACCCAGCCGAATCCGCCATCCTGGGGACTCGACCGAATCGACCAGCGGTCCCTCCCGCTGAATCAGTCGTATACGTATCCGGTTGACGGCGCCGGGGTGAGCGTCCACGTCATCGACACCGGTATCCGGGTGACGCACCAGGACTTCGGCGGCCGGGCGGTCTCCGGTTACGACTTCATCGACAACGACACCAACGCCGATGACTGCCAGGGGCACGGCACGCACGTCGCGGGCACCGTGGGTGGCACCGCGCACGGCGTGGCCAAGGCCGCCAAGCTGGTCGCGGTCCGCGTGCTGAACTGCCAGGGCTCTGGCACCTACGAGCAGGTCATCGCCGGTATCAACTGGGTGGCCAACAACGCGGTCAAGCCGGCCGCCGCCAACATGAGCCTGGGCGGCGGAGCCAGTGACGCCGTCGACGCCGCGGTCCGCGGCGGTATCGCCAAGGGCGTGACCTTCGCGCTCGCGGCTGGCAACGGCGACCCCTTCGGCCGCCCGCTGGACGCCTGCACGGTGTCCCCGGCGCGGACCCAGGAGGCCATCACCGTCGGCGCCACCGACATCAACGACAACAAGGCGACCTTCTCCAACTTCGGCACCTGCGTCGACATCTTCGCGCCAGGGGTGAACATCACCTCGGCGTGGAAGGACAACGACACCATCACCCGGACCATCTCCGGCACCTCGATGGCCGCCCCGCACGTCGCGGGTGCGGCGGCGCTGATCCTGCAGGCCAACCCGGCCTTCACCCCGCAGCAGGTGCGGGACGCCATGGTCAACGCGGCCACCCCGGACAAGGTGATCGGTCCTGGCACCGGCTCGCCGAACAAGCTGCTGTTCGTGGGTGAGGGCGGCACCGTGCCGCCGCCCACCTGCACCGTCACCAACGACACCGACATCCCGGTGCCGGACCTGGCCACCGTGGAGAGCCCGGTGACCGTGGCCAACTGCGCGGGCAACGCGGGCAACGTGACCGTGGACGTCAACATCAAGCACACCTGGCGTGGTGACCTGGTGGTCGACCTGCTGGCTCCGGACGGCACCCCGTACCGGCTGAAGAACTCCAGCGGTTCGGACAGCGCGGACGACGTGGTGGGCTCCTTCACCGCGAACGCCGCGGGCAAGGCCAAGAACGGCGTGTGGAAGCTGCGGGTGCAGGACGTGGCCCGTGCCGACACCGGCACCATCCTGACCTGGACCATCAAGCTCTGA
- a CDS encoding carbohydrate-binding protein yields MGASYYDEQRGTDVQRCTDSGCGQNVGWLAAGDYLAYADVDFGATAPRTVTTRVASGATGTGTLEYRLGSPTGPVVATVSGASTGGWQTWQSRVANVSGNATGVQRLYLVAAGGGGANFVNVNWFQFAR; encoded by the coding sequence ATCGGCGCCAGCTACTACGACGAGCAGCGCGGCACCGATGTGCAGCGCTGCACCGACTCCGGCTGCGGGCAGAACGTGGGCTGGCTGGCCGCTGGCGACTACCTCGCCTACGCCGACGTCGACTTCGGCGCCACCGCCCCGCGCACGGTGACCACCAGGGTGGCCTCCGGCGCGACCGGCACCGGGACGCTGGAGTATCGGCTCGGCTCGCCGACCGGTCCGGTGGTCGCCACCGTGTCGGGGGCGAGCACGGGCGGCTGGCAGACCTGGCAGAGCCGGGTGGCCAACGTCAGCGGCAACGCCACCGGGGTGCAGCGGCTGTACCTGGTGGCCGCCGGTGGCGGCGGGGCGAACTTCGTGAACGTGAACTGGTTCCAGTTCGCCCGGTGA
- a CDS encoding CopG family transcriptional regulator: MTTLSTKTAISVPRETFLQVEVYADRLGVTRSEFFTRAARFYLEHIDEESLTNQINAALAYVEGPDTTTTAAVAAGRRHLAGMADEW; the protein is encoded by the coding sequence ATGACGACGCTGAGTACCAAAACTGCGATCTCCGTGCCAAGGGAGACGTTTCTCCAGGTAGAGGTGTATGCGGACCGACTGGGAGTCACCCGCTCGGAGTTCTTCACGCGGGCCGCGCGATTCTATCTTGAACATATCGACGAAGAATCACTGACAAATCAGATCAATGCCGCCCTGGCCTACGTCGAGGGCCCGGACACGACCACCACCGCCGCGGTCGCCGCGGGTCGCCGCCACCTGGCCGGGATGGCTGACGAGTGGTGA
- a CDS encoding type II toxin-antitoxin system PemK/MazF family toxin produces the protein MVIERGGIHWADLGEAEGSRPAKLRPVLVVQSAPYNVSRLGTVLVAAVSSNTKLALFPGNVYLPRTATGLPKNSVINVTSLVTLNKEDLSEQVGMLPLRLMRDVDAGLRRVLAL, from the coding sequence GTGGTGATCGAACGCGGCGGCATCCACTGGGCCGATCTCGGCGAGGCCGAGGGTTCCCGCCCGGCCAAGCTGCGCCCGGTGCTCGTCGTGCAGTCCGCCCCCTACAACGTGAGCAGGCTGGGCACCGTGCTGGTCGCGGCCGTCAGCTCGAACACCAAACTGGCCCTCTTCCCCGGCAACGTCTACCTGCCCAGGACCGCGACCGGGCTGCCCAAGAACTCCGTGATCAACGTGACCTCGCTGGTCACCCTCAACAAGGAGGACCTGTCCGAGCAGGTCGGCATGCTGCCGCTCCGACTGATGCGCGATGTGGACGCCGGGCTGCGCCGGGTGCTCGCGCTGTGA
- a CDS encoding response regulator, with protein MIDPSITRPIEVLLVEDDPGDVLMTTEAFEENKVGNRLHVVSDGVAAMSFLRREGQYADAPRPDLVLLDLNLPKMDGREVLSEIKNDPALRRIPVVILTTSEAEEDVLRSYQLHANAYVTKPVDFEQFVKVVRQVDDFFLTVVRLPRSD; from the coding sequence GTGATCGATCCGTCCATCACCCGCCCCATCGAGGTCCTGCTGGTCGAGGACGATCCCGGTGATGTGCTGATGACCACCGAGGCATTCGAGGAGAACAAGGTCGGCAACCGGCTGCACGTGGTCAGCGACGGCGTGGCCGCGATGTCCTTCCTGCGCCGCGAGGGCCAGTACGCCGACGCCCCGCGCCCTGACCTGGTGCTGCTGGACCTCAACCTGCCCAAGATGGACGGCAGGGAGGTGCTCTCGGAGATCAAGAACGATCCGGCGCTGCGCCGGATCCCGGTGGTGATCCTGACGACCTCGGAGGCCGAGGAGGACGTGCTGCGCAGTTACCAGCTGCACGCCAACGCCTATGTCACCAAGCCGGTGGATTTCGAGCAGTTCGTGAAGGTGGTGCGGCAGGTGGACGACTTCTTCCTCACCGTGGTCCGGCTGCCCCGCAGCGACTGA
- a CDS encoding sensor histidine kinase translates to MNAAEVTALSTVDERRRWSLRRRLAVSFGVLGALLAIGVLAGVLAASRLFAASTEVVDDVSPARIRSAMLGQTYGAQQLAVRDYVLSGTENRLERYQAERNQEFSTLTRLRELLDGRTELLSKVDTVEAAARRWQRELAEPAIAQVRQNGASGALLGGLDYTEPRFVALQESLTKLDSAVGAQRLASKAAMERALWVLTGLGIGFVAFALVCAVVLWFALRRWVTGPLHILGEETTRVAQGDLARQVGSDGPQEIAALAADIEAMRVQMFTALMTAVRVQETLREQAQQLAESAEELRRSNAELEQFAYVASHDLQEPLRKVASFCQLLQRRYGGQLDARADQYIEFAVDGAKRMQQLINDMLAFSRVGRAIGEFTPVELTQALERARTSLTAAREETGAVIESDPLPRVLGNLTLLAQVLQNLLGNAIKFRGQDTPLIRISVERHGAEWLFRCADNGIGIEPQYAEKIFVMFQRLHAKADYTGTGIGLALCRKIIEHHGGRIWLDTEVRAGTTVCWTLPALAEESA, encoded by the coding sequence ATGAACGCGGCCGAGGTCACCGCACTGTCCACTGTGGATGAACGGCGGCGGTGGTCGCTGCGGCGGCGGCTCGCGGTGTCCTTCGGGGTGCTGGGCGCGTTGCTGGCCATCGGCGTGCTGGCCGGGGTGCTGGCCGCCTCCCGGCTCTTCGCCGCCAGCACCGAGGTGGTCGACGACGTGTCCCCGGCCCGGATCCGCTCGGCCATGCTGGGCCAGACCTACGGCGCCCAGCAGTTGGCCGTGCGTGACTACGTGCTCAGCGGCACCGAGAACCGGCTGGAGCGCTACCAGGCCGAGCGCAACCAGGAGTTCAGCACGCTGACCCGGCTGCGCGAACTGCTCGACGGCCGGACCGAACTGCTGTCCAAAGTGGACACGGTGGAGGCGGCGGCCCGGCGCTGGCAACGGGAACTGGCCGAACCGGCCATCGCCCAGGTCCGGCAGAACGGCGCCAGCGGGGCGCTGCTGGGCGGCCTGGACTACACCGAGCCGCGCTTCGTGGCCCTGCAGGAATCGCTGACCAAGCTGGACAGCGCGGTCGGCGCGCAGCGGCTGGCCAGCAAGGCCGCGATGGAGCGCGCGCTGTGGGTGCTCACCGGCCTCGGCATCGGGTTCGTGGCCTTCGCGCTGGTGTGCGCGGTGGTGCTGTGGTTCGCGTTGCGGCGCTGGGTGACCGGGCCGCTGCACATCCTGGGCGAGGAGACCACCAGGGTGGCCCAGGGCGATCTGGCCCGGCAAGTCGGCAGTGACGGGCCGCAGGAGATCGCCGCGCTGGCCGCGGACATCGAGGCCATGCGGGTGCAGATGTTCACCGCGCTGATGACCGCGGTGCGGGTGCAGGAGACGTTGCGCGAACAGGCCCAGCAGCTGGCCGAGTCCGCCGAGGAGCTGCGCCGCTCCAACGCCGAACTCGAGCAGTTCGCCTACGTCGCCTCGCACGACCTGCAGGAGCCGCTGCGCAAGGTGGCCAGCTTCTGCCAGCTGCTGCAACGCCGTTACGGCGGGCAGCTGGACGCGCGCGCGGACCAGTACATCGAGTTCGCGGTGGACGGCGCCAAGCGGATGCAACAGCTCATCAACGACATGCTGGCCTTCTCCAGGGTCGGCCGCGCCATCGGCGAGTTCACCCCGGTCGAACTGACCCAGGCCCTGGAACGGGCCCGCACCAGCCTGACCGCCGCCCGCGAGGAGACCGGCGCGGTGATCGAGTCCGACCCGCTGCCCAGGGTGCTCGGCAACCTCACCCTGCTCGCCCAGGTGCTGCAGAACCTGCTCGGCAACGCGATCAAGTTCCGCGGCCAGGACACCCCGCTGATCCGGATCAGCGTCGAGCGGCACGGCGCCGAATGGCTGTTCCGCTGCGCCGACAACGGGATCGGCATCGAACCGCAGTACGCGGAGAAGATCTTCGTGATGTTCCAGCGGTTGCACGCCAAGGCCGACTACACCGGCACCGGCATCGGCCTGGCGCTCTGCCGCAAGATCATCGAACACCACGGCGGCCGGATCTGGCTGGACACCGAGGTCCGCGCAGGCACTACGGTCTGTTGGACCCTGCCCGCGCTCGCCGAGGAGTCCGCGTGA
- a CDS encoding PP2C family protein-serine/threonine phosphatase, whose product MGDPQGDGRLSIVLVEDDRGDAFLVEELIAEAGLSVDLHWARSVADARPYLRPGVHCVLLDLNLPDADGLQALHTVLERVPGAAILVLTGHSDEQRGVRAVAAGAQDYLVKGQVDGGLLAKAIRFSVERKRVEEGLRKLREAELLAQENSRLERGLLPTPLLSDPRIGHRTRYRPGRSQTLVGGDFYDLVEADDGTLFVLIGDVSGHGPDEAALGVCLRAGWRTLVLAETPPERMLPALNRKIIRHPYPRMVFATVCMLIISPDRRIAHQYLAGHPPPIALAGPDTRQLPERPSGPALGIFERSEWPALRLDLPPEWTLLLYTDGLFEGRTGRGRERLGEDGLVRLLRARPQPGPDPARWLDEVINEVQQLNGGPLTDDVAMLQLSFHPSAG is encoded by the coding sequence GTGGGTGACCCACAGGGCGACGGACGGCTCTCGATCGTGCTGGTCGAGGACGATCGCGGGGACGCGTTCCTGGTCGAGGAGCTGATCGCCGAGGCAGGGCTGAGCGTTGACCTGCACTGGGCGCGCAGCGTCGCGGACGCCCGCCCGTACCTGCGGCCGGGCGTGCACTGCGTGCTGCTGGACCTCAACCTGCCCGACGCCGACGGCCTGCAGGCCCTGCACACCGTGCTGGAACGGGTGCCGGGCGCGGCCATCCTGGTGCTCACCGGGCACAGCGACGAGCAGCGTGGCGTCCGAGCGGTGGCAGCAGGCGCGCAGGACTACCTGGTCAAGGGGCAGGTCGACGGCGGGCTGCTGGCCAAGGCGATCCGGTTCTCGGTGGAGCGCAAGCGGGTCGAGGAGGGCCTGCGCAAACTGCGCGAGGCCGAGCTGCTCGCGCAGGAGAACTCCCGGCTGGAACGCGGTCTGCTGCCCACCCCGCTGCTGTCGGACCCGCGGATCGGCCACCGCACCCGGTACCGGCCCGGCCGCAGCCAGACCCTGGTCGGCGGCGATTTCTACGACCTGGTCGAGGCCGACGACGGCACCCTGTTCGTGCTCATCGGCGATGTCTCCGGGCACGGGCCGGACGAGGCCGCGCTCGGCGTGTGCCTGCGTGCGGGCTGGCGGACCCTGGTGCTGGCCGAGACCCCGCCGGAGCGGATGCTGCCCGCGCTCAACCGCAAGATCATCCGGCATCCGTACCCGCGGATGGTGTTCGCCACCGTGTGCATGCTGATCATCTCGCCGGACCGGCGGATCGCGCACCAGTACCTGGCCGGGCACCCGCCGCCGATCGCGCTGGCCGGTCCGGACACCCGGCAGCTCCCGGAACGGCCGAGCGGGCCCGCGCTGGGCATCTTCGAGCGGAGCGAGTGGCCCGCGCTGCGGCTGGACCTGCCGCCGGAGTGGACGCTGCTGCTCTACACCGACGGGCTGTTCGAGGGCCGGACCGGGCGGGGCAGGGAACGGCTCGGCGAGGACGGTCTGGTCCGGCTGCTGCGGGCGCGTCCGCAACCCGGCCCCGATCCCGCGCGCTGGCTGGACGAGGTGATCAACGAGGTGCAGCAGCTCAACGGCGGCCCGCTCACCGACGACGTGGCCATGCTGCAACTGTCCTTCCACCCCTCAGCCGGATGA
- a CDS encoding SpoIIE family protein phosphatase: protein MAGERGGGEDLLGTRPDLTRVLQERLLPTALPVLPGARLAARYATAGSARSAGGDWYDAISLGDGRLAFSVGDVVGSGPAAAAVMGQLRSALSAYLLAGMELAEVITRLGEFARRIPGAAGATACIAVLDPALGELSYTSAAHPPIVRARPGGRAVFLPRADGNPLGLGDGDFALRRAPVEPGDLLLLYSDGAVDRTGRPPHRGAAGLLARIAEIAADHEATVDACCDRLLAGLLPEGPPADDIALLLLRVRSPHAPLDRTVPGRSDQLGVLRRELRDWLAEREIDGEDALAVQIAVGEATANAVEHAYPGADPGPVTLTAELDPAGTLLLAVTDAGSWRVPDEDPHGRGRGLLLMQAAMDSVRVRHTEAGTTVELRRRLGAGPGREVEPGLDELAVVIETGPGGPLVRLRGVVDSTTVDLLQPVLRRTGRGGALALTVDLAEVGYLASAGVRMFFELAAEAAAAGGRLVLCAPPGTSAGYVARLTGLDAYAEVRTR from the coding sequence GTGGCTGGTGAGCGCGGTGGGGGAGAGGACCTGCTCGGGACGCGGCCGGACCTGACCAGGGTCCTGCAGGAACGCCTGCTGCCGACCGCGCTGCCGGTGCTGCCGGGGGCCAGGCTGGCCGCCCGCTACGCCACCGCCGGATCGGCGCGCAGCGCGGGCGGGGACTGGTACGACGCGATCAGCCTCGGCGACGGCAGGCTGGCGTTCAGCGTCGGTGACGTGGTGGGCAGCGGACCGGCGGCGGCCGCGGTGATGGGCCAGCTGCGCAGCGCGCTCTCGGCCTACCTGCTGGCCGGGATGGAACTGGCCGAGGTGATCACCCGGCTGGGCGAGTTCGCCCGCCGGATCCCCGGCGCGGCCGGGGCCACCGCCTGCATCGCGGTGCTCGACCCTGCCCTGGGCGAACTGAGCTACACCAGCGCCGCGCACCCGCCGATCGTGCGGGCCCGCCCTGGTGGCCGGGCCGTGTTCCTGCCAAGGGCCGACGGCAACCCGCTCGGGCTCGGCGACGGCGACTTCGCGCTGCGCCGGGCCCCGGTCGAACCCGGTGACCTGCTCCTGCTCTACTCCGACGGCGCGGTGGACCGCACCGGCAGGCCCCCGCATCGCGGCGCGGCCGGGTTGCTGGCCCGCATCGCGGAGATCGCCGCCGACCACGAGGCCACCGTGGACGCCTGCTGCGACCGGCTGCTGGCCGGGCTGCTGCCCGAGGGCCCACCGGCCGACGACATCGCGTTGCTGCTGCTGCGGGTGCGCTCACCGCACGCCCCGCTGGACCGGACCGTGCCAGGGCGTTCCGACCAGCTCGGCGTGCTGCGCCGGGAGCTGCGGGACTGGCTGGCCGAGCGGGAGATCGACGGCGAGGACGCGCTGGCGGTGCAGATCGCGGTCGGCGAGGCCACCGCGAACGCGGTCGAACACGCCTATCCCGGCGCCGATCCGGGCCCGGTCACGCTGACCGCCGAACTCGACCCGGCAGGCACGCTGCTGCTCGCCGTCACCGACGCCGGGAGCTGGCGGGTGCCGGATGAGGACCCGCACGGGCGGGGCAGGGGACTGCTGCTGATGCAGGCCGCGATGGACTCGGTGCGGGTGCGGCACACCGAGGCCGGCACCACGGTGGAACTGCGCCGCAGACTGGGCGCCGGGCCCGGCCGGGAGGTCGAACCCGGGCTGGACGAGCTGGCCGTGGTGATCGAGACCGGTCCTGGCGGCCCGCTGGTGCGGCTGCGCGGCGTGGTCGACTCCACCACCGTCGACCTGCTGCAACCCGTGCTGCGCCGGACCGGCCGGGGCGGCGCGCTGGCGCTGACCGTGGACCTGGCCGAGGTCGGTTACCTGGCCAGCGCCGGGGTCCGGATGTTCTTCGAGCTGGCCGCCGAGGCCGCCGCGGCTGGTGGACGGCTGGTGCTGTGCGCCCCGCCGGGAACCTCGGCGGGCTATGTCGCCCGGCTCACCGGCCTGGACGCCTACGCCGAGGTGAGGACACGCTGA
- a CDS encoding STAS domain-containing protein, whose product MSTAGEQSEDQARAAALIDLDSAASTESAGVLKVGGEVDLLTTPLLKSGIEEQLAISRPLLVIDLSGVSFLGSSGLAALVEAREAAQGKGTALRLVAGNRTVFRPLATTGLSTLFDLRETLEEALAAPI is encoded by the coding sequence GTGTCGACGGCCGGCGAGCAGTCAGAGGACCAGGCCCGCGCGGCGGCGCTGATCGATCTTGACTCGGCGGCCTCCACCGAGTCAGCCGGGGTGCTCAAGGTCGGCGGCGAGGTCGACCTGCTGACCACCCCGCTGCTCAAGTCCGGCATCGAGGAACAGCTCGCGATCAGCCGCCCGCTGCTGGTGATCGACCTGAGCGGGGTCTCCTTCCTCGGCTCCAGCGGCCTGGCCGCGCTGGTCGAGGCGCGCGAGGCGGCGCAGGGCAAGGGCACCGCGCTGCGCCTGGTCGCGGGCAACCGCACCGTGTTCCGGCCGCTGGCCACCACCGGTCTGAGCACCCTGTTCGACCTGCGGGAGACCCTGGAAGAGGCGCTGGCCGCGCCGATCTGA
- a CDS encoding hemerythrin domain-containing protein yields MARDAVSLIKADHRLMERLFEQLKQAKPAERAQRLDEIEVRLAAHSRAEEIHVYPVLMVADPGEQAQVRHGTEEHLEAAELLAKAKAGKPNFTVAFRKFVDAIDHHVKEEETELLPALRAAVDREELTRLGELFDHARQTYLTAAGIAPDVPAQVTKEELYQQAKAADIPGRSNMSKDQLARAVRRT; encoded by the coding sequence ATGGCCCGCGACGCGGTTTCGCTCATCAAGGCCGATCATCGCCTCATGGAGCGGTTGTTCGAGCAGCTCAAGCAAGCCAAGCCGGCGGAGCGGGCGCAGCGCCTCGACGAGATCGAGGTGCGCCTGGCCGCGCACAGCCGGGCCGAGGAGATCCACGTCTACCCGGTGCTGATGGTCGCCGACCCCGGTGAGCAGGCGCAGGTGCGGCACGGCACCGAGGAGCACCTGGAGGCGGCCGAGCTGCTGGCCAAGGCCAAGGCGGGCAAGCCGAATTTCACCGTGGCCTTCCGGAAGTTCGTCGACGCGATCGACCACCACGTCAAGGAGGAGGAGACCGAGCTGCTCCCCGCCCTGCGCGCGGCGGTGGACCGGGAGGAGCTGACGCGCCTCGGCGAGCTGTTCGACCACGCGCGGCAGACCTACCTGACCGCAGCCGGGATCGCCCCGGACGTGCCGGCACAGGTCACCAAGGAAGAGCTGTACCAGCAGGCCAAGGCCGCCGACATCCCCGGGCGGTCGAACATGTCCAAAGACCAGCTCGCCAGGGCGGTGCGCAGGACCTGA